A window of the Candidatus Poseidoniia archaeon genome harbors these coding sequences:
- a CDS encoding enoyl-CoA hydratase-related protein, whose product MSYRYKTLSISKLSIIGAGQIGPDICLHFSKVFSKSSVELILVDISNDALSNAKTRIEKKIQRGVESGAFRPAMAETMRNSISYTTDYQAIAGSAVVLEAATEDEKIKKIIFSQVEEICGEKCLFLSNSSHMRPEVIFQNIVEKERCLVTHYFFPAERNPVVEIVPGADTSETITTSLMEFYEAIGKVPIRVKSSYGYAIDPIFEGLCQMAILCLEKGYGTVKEIDAAACKALGLGVGPFTALTLTGGNPITDHGLDEMNHELMPWFKSPKTLQEEVRNGTSWEIAQRGEEVNIASEKEAILEKQFLGAYFALSSFIIDKGISNVNDLDMACEIALVMKAPFTLMNKLGLNNVYQLVEDFCNEQDGFSIPASLEAARAAGKWEISRIVKKLEGRVAVFTIRRPKVLNALNLGVIAELEKGLLEAEKDTSVIGSVITGFGVKAFVSGADINMLASLKTADQGYENARRFQTVFSRIQALGKPVVCAMNGFAFGGGNELAMSCSARICRKGLAVLVRQPEVNLGFIPGAGATQRLPRLVGVDIAAEILRTGRTISSKEATEIGLVHKEVESDLIEAAIFLVGQLADGALELAPIAEHPLSQSGDIPDLDIGHLSQKIDSLITEAIYGGSKMTLDAGLDFEAQLFGQCLETKDMKIGLANFLTNGPRAKAKFVHK is encoded by the coding sequence ATGAGTTACCGTTACAAAACCTTATCCATATCTAAGCTTTCGATAATCGGTGCTGGTCAGATAGGGCCTGATATATGCCTGCACTTTTCGAAAGTGTTTTCGAAAAGCAGTGTTGAACTGATCCTGGTTGATATATCTAATGACGCACTTTCGAATGCAAAGACCAGAATAGAAAAGAAAATCCAAAGAGGTGTTGAAAGCGGTGCGTTCAGACCAGCAATGGCTGAAACAATGAGGAACAGTATATCGTATACCACAGATTATCAGGCAATCGCAGGTTCGGCAGTAGTTCTGGAAGCTGCCACAGAGGACGAAAAAATAAAAAAAATAATTTTCAGCCAAGTCGAAGAGATTTGTGGAGAAAAATGCCTGTTCCTGTCAAATTCGTCTCACATGCGCCCGGAAGTAATTTTTCAGAATATTGTCGAAAAAGAACGCTGCCTTGTCACTCACTACTTTTTCCCAGCTGAACGCAACCCTGTTGTAGAAATAGTACCTGGTGCAGACACTAGCGAAACAATTACCACTTCGCTTATGGAGTTCTATGAAGCTATCGGAAAGGTTCCCATCAGGGTGAAAAGTTCCTACGGTTACGCTATCGACCCTATTTTTGAAGGACTTTGCCAGATGGCTATTTTATGCCTTGAAAAGGGATATGGCACCGTAAAGGAGATTGATGCTGCCGCCTGCAAGGCACTGGGACTGGGTGTGGGCCCCTTCACTGCGTTGACCCTGACGGGGGGAAACCCCATCACTGACCATGGTCTGGATGAAATGAACCATGAACTCATGCCTTGGTTTAAGTCACCCAAGACACTGCAAGAAGAGGTCAGAAATGGTACTAGTTGGGAGATTGCCCAACGGGGCGAGGAAGTGAACATTGCCTCGGAAAAGGAGGCCATTTTGGAAAAACAATTTCTCGGCGCTTATTTTGCACTCTCTTCCTTCATTATAGATAAGGGAATCAGCAATGTTAATGATCTTGATATGGCGTGTGAGATAGCGTTGGTAATGAAAGCTCCTTTTACTCTAATGAATAAACTCGGTCTCAACAATGTTTACCAGCTTGTTGAAGATTTTTGCAATGAGCAGGATGGATTTTCCATTCCAGCATCGCTCGAAGCTGCGCGGGCAGCAGGAAAATGGGAGATTTCCCGAATAGTAAAAAAACTGGAAGGTCGGGTCGCAGTCTTTACTATCCGGCGTCCGAAAGTTTTGAACGCACTTAATCTTGGTGTAATTGCTGAACTGGAGAAAGGTTTGCTTGAAGCTGAAAAAGATACGTCGGTTATCGGTTCGGTCATCACTGGTTTTGGTGTAAAGGCATTTGTTTCGGGAGCAGATATCAACATGCTTGCCTCTCTGAAGACCGCTGATCAAGGATACGAAAATGCACGCCGCTTTCAGACTGTATTCAGTCGAATTCAGGCTCTTGGAAAACCTGTTGTTTGTGCCATGAACGGATTTGCTTTCGGCGGCGGAAATGAACTGGCCATGTCCTGTAGTGCCCGAATATGTCGGAAAGGATTAGCTGTTCTAGTCAGACAGCCAGAGGTTAATCTTGGTTTCATCCCTGGTGCTGGTGCTACACAGAGACTGCCACGGCTGGTGGGGGTCGACATAGCAGCAGAAATATTGCGAACAGGCCGCACTATTTCCTCTAAGGAAGCAACCGAAATTGGCTTAGTCCACAAGGAAGTGGAAAGTGACTTAATCGAAGCTGCAATTTTTCTGGTGGGACAACTGGCAGATGGGGCTCTGGAACTCGCACCTATAGCTGAACACCCTCTCAGCCAAAGTGGCGATATTCCCGACTTGGACATTGGCCATCTGAGCCAGAAGATAGACTCCCTAATCACTGAGGCGATCTATGGAGGGAGCAAAATGACCTTGGATGCAGGACTCGACTTCGAAGCGCAGCTTTTCGGGCAGTGTCTCGAAACCAAAGATATGAAAATTGGTTTAGCAAATTTCCTGACTAACGGCCCGAGAGCAAAAGCAAAATTTGTGCACAAGTAG
- a CDS encoding hydantoinase/oxoprolinase family protein encodes MRYKLGIDVGGTFTDFFLVSAKGEMVIHKTLSTPEDSSIGFITGIKELGKKLHKDASEFISSIDTIVHGTTVATNALLTAQGAKTALITTLGMRDALEMRRGIREEQYNNHYRNVTPLVPRYLRLVVNERIDSEGNVQTPLNKSDLDSLIERLKDEQVEAVAVCFMNSYMNEMHERQATEYLRDRLDSVFITGSYEVLPSIRFYERLSTTVVNACIGVLVDKYLQSLLEKLKDLKFGGSLLIMQSNGGVVTPEVARKIPAVTVLSGPAAAPVAGAYYAGILGYNNCITIDMGGTSFDASMVVERECVTSTDGEINRYRVALPTLDIVTIGAGGGSIGWINRGGLLQMGPQSAGSRPGPVCYNQGGEELTCTDADLILGYLDPDFFAGGKYKLDAEKALEQTGVELAQPLNLSTVETAAGMYRVINTNMAQGVRQVSVERGYDPREFLMIVAGGAGPIHAGEICRELEIPMFVVPDVAPIFCATGMLLGDLKYDFVRSYITRLSEIDKDSFLEVLGELIAECELTMSKEGIAKECVQLQPSLDLRYVGQYHEVPLPTSMDDIASFNLERIQREFHKEHNRQFGYSLEQEGTELEIINLRLRAIGVIEKPNLPAEIDSSTPVRNPNTALKGRRRAYVPEIDELKEVPVYDGDKLTERYTIEGPAIIEQVNTTIFLGNSYDCDSGIGGSFIVYNRDKYPEGFRLEPTN; translated from the coding sequence ATGAGATACAAACTTGGTATAGATGTGGGCGGAACATTCACGGATTTCTTCCTTGTTTCCGCTAAAGGTGAAATGGTAATACACAAGACACTGTCTACACCGGAGGATTCCTCTATTGGTTTCATTACAGGGATAAAGGAATTAGGAAAAAAGCTCCACAAAGATGCCTCAGAATTTATCTCGAGCATCGATACCATAGTACATGGAACTACGGTTGCCACTAATGCACTCCTTACGGCTCAGGGGGCGAAAACTGCCCTGATAACGACACTCGGTATGCGAGATGCCCTAGAAATGCGACGCGGCATCCGGGAAGAGCAGTACAACAACCACTATCGAAATGTCACACCACTTGTTCCAAGATATCTCAGGCTAGTAGTAAATGAACGAATTGATTCCGAAGGTAACGTACAGACTCCATTAAACAAATCCGATTTGGACTCACTAATTGAGAGGTTGAAAGATGAACAAGTAGAGGCTGTTGCAGTCTGTTTCATGAATTCCTACATGAACGAAATGCATGAGAGACAGGCTACAGAGTATCTGAGGGACCGCTTAGATAGTGTATTCATTACCGGCTCTTATGAAGTGCTACCATCCATCCGATTCTATGAGCGGTTGAGCACCACGGTTGTGAATGCTTGCATCGGTGTACTGGTTGACAAATATCTCCAGTCCCTTCTAGAGAAACTGAAAGATTTAAAGTTCGGAGGGAGTCTCCTGATAATGCAATCCAATGGAGGTGTAGTGACCCCGGAAGTTGCACGAAAAATACCAGCAGTGACGGTCTTGTCTGGTCCAGCTGCCGCTCCAGTCGCAGGAGCATATTACGCAGGGATTTTAGGATACAATAATTGCATAACCATTGATATGGGTGGGACCAGTTTCGATGCCAGTATGGTGGTGGAGAGGGAATGTGTAACCAGTACAGATGGAGAAATCAATCGCTATAGGGTCGCCCTCCCAACCCTTGACATTGTAACCATTGGGGCTGGAGGCGGCAGCATCGGTTGGATAAACCGTGGCGGCTTGCTACAGATGGGGCCCCAGAGCGCCGGTTCGCGACCTGGCCCTGTGTGTTACAACCAAGGTGGTGAAGAACTGACTTGTACTGATGCTGACCTGATCCTTGGTTATCTTGATCCAGATTTCTTTGCTGGGGGAAAATACAAGTTGGATGCTGAAAAAGCCCTCGAACAAACAGGCGTAGAACTTGCCCAGCCCCTTAATCTCTCTACTGTCGAGACCGCTGCAGGCATGTATCGCGTCATCAACACGAATATGGCCCAAGGTGTTCGCCAAGTCTCTGTAGAGAGAGGATATGATCCAAGGGAATTCTTGATGATTGTGGCTGGAGGAGCTGGCCCCATTCATGCTGGAGAAATCTGTCGTGAGTTGGAAATACCGATGTTCGTGGTGCCTGATGTTGCACCGATCTTCTGTGCTACCGGCATGCTGCTAGGAGACCTGAAATACGATTTTGTCAGGTCGTACATTACCAGGCTTTCTGAAATCGACAAAGATTCTTTTCTCGAGGTCCTCGGAGAACTGATAGCTGAGTGCGAACTTACCATGTCAAAAGAAGGGATTGCCAAAGAATGCGTTCAACTACAGCCTTCATTGGATTTGCGCTATGTGGGACAGTATCATGAAGTGCCACTTCCTACGAGCATGGATGATATAGCATCATTCAATTTGGAGAGAATCCAACGTGAATTTCACAAGGAACACAACCGCCAGTTTGGATATTCACTTGAACAGGAAGGGACTGAACTGGAGATTATCAACCTCCGTCTCAGGGCAATTGGCGTCATCGAAAAGCCAAATCTTCCTGCCGAAATTGATAGTTCAACGCCGGTTCGAAATCCCAATACTGCACTGAAAGGCAGACGAAGAGCTTACGTGCCGGAAATAGATGAGCTGAAAGAAGTTCCGGTTTACGATGGAGATAAGCTAACGGAAAGATACACTATCGAAGGTCCTGCAATTATCGAGCAGGTCAATACTACGATTTTTCTGGGAAATTCCTACGATTGTGATAGTGGAATTGGGGGTTCGTTCATTGTATACAACCGAGATAAATATCCAGAGGGTTTCAGACTTGAGCCAACCAACTAA
- a CDS encoding hydantoinase B/oxoprolinase family protein, with protein MVDIDRILLSIFQRAFKSITDEMSISLTKTTRSPILCEAKDFVTGLYDAEGRMLEQTENLPILSFSLGPVCRVILEQYGEDIHPGDVIIHNDVFSMGNQNNDVAVFKPIFYDETLIGWAAAKGHQADIGGAVQGGYNPNATEVWQEAIRIPAVKIYEKGQLREDVWNLIFANIRLDIVQEDIKAQVGACTLGERRLKALAAKYGVGCYEAHKEKLFSSTEKMMRSEIASIPNGIYEGESIVFYDGKHEGTQFTVRAKITVEDETICFDFSKSSPQTKGFVNGTYTSTCSAITLTFLQMINPDIPHNEGMIKPLRYVVPEGIILNAAYPAATTFGNHLCPQVADSIFKALSLAIPERVTAGWNHLLCSLFTGVHPGTDEKYVDICFLGMKGGSGALHQSDGYDHIGMIDASGGVLDQDYEMFERQTPHKLMRHEYLKDSAGAGKWRGGLGVITEIELGGNNTTMVVFGDGDIKPPYGLFGGKESILNRICLTYADGKEVVPMSKDMIEGIPAGTVYHQVASGGGGYGKPEERRREKVLRDVRDEVVSQKQAEEIYKVKSDAD; from the coding sequence ATGGTAGATATTGACAGAATTCTTCTCTCGATTTTTCAACGGGCATTCAAATCCATTACGGATGAAATGAGTATTTCACTGACCAAGACTACTCGCTCTCCAATCCTCTGCGAAGCAAAGGATTTCGTGACTGGACTTTATGACGCCGAAGGGCGGATGCTGGAGCAGACTGAAAATCTGCCGATTCTCTCATTTTCTTTGGGACCCGTTTGCAGAGTCATTCTAGAACAGTATGGTGAAGATATACATCCAGGAGATGTCATCATACACAACGATGTGTTTTCCATGGGTAATCAGAACAACGACGTCGCTGTCTTCAAGCCCATTTTTTACGATGAGACCTTAATTGGCTGGGCTGCCGCGAAGGGGCACCAGGCAGACATTGGAGGGGCGGTGCAGGGAGGGTACAACCCAAACGCCACGGAAGTGTGGCAAGAAGCAATCCGAATCCCGGCTGTCAAAATCTATGAAAAAGGGCAGCTGAGGGAGGATGTCTGGAATCTGATTTTTGCAAATATTCGGCTAGACATAGTTCAGGAAGACATTAAAGCCCAAGTTGGTGCTTGTACACTGGGTGAGAGGAGGTTAAAAGCGCTGGCAGCAAAGTACGGTGTAGGGTGCTATGAAGCTCACAAGGAGAAACTTTTCAGTTCTACGGAAAAAATGATGCGGAGTGAAATAGCCTCCATCCCCAATGGTATTTATGAGGGTGAGAGCATAGTATTCTATGACGGAAAGCATGAGGGAACTCAATTTACCGTGCGCGCAAAAATCACGGTTGAGGATGAAACTATCTGCTTTGATTTCTCCAAATCATCTCCCCAGACAAAAGGTTTCGTGAACGGCACCTACACATCTACATGCTCAGCCATCACGCTTACATTCCTCCAGATGATTAACCCAGATATTCCACATAATGAAGGAATGATAAAACCACTGCGTTATGTTGTGCCTGAAGGCATAATCCTGAACGCTGCCTATCCTGCAGCCACTACATTCGGAAATCATCTATGCCCACAAGTAGCCGATTCCATTTTCAAGGCCCTAAGTCTGGCAATTCCAGAACGCGTCACTGCGGGGTGGAATCATCTTTTGTGTTCGCTTTTTACAGGTGTTCACCCTGGAACAGACGAAAAATATGTAGACATCTGCTTCCTCGGCATGAAGGGTGGTTCAGGGGCATTGCATCAGTCAGACGGCTACGATCATATTGGTATGATAGACGCCTCAGGAGGTGTGCTTGATCAGGACTATGAAATGTTCGAGCGGCAAACACCGCATAAATTGATGCGGCATGAGTATCTAAAAGATTCCGCCGGAGCGGGAAAGTGGCGAGGAGGTCTGGGCGTGATAACTGAAATTGAGTTGGGTGGTAATAACACCACCATGGTAGTTTTCGGGGATGGCGACATAAAACCACCCTACGGCCTATTTGGAGGCAAGGAGAGTATCCTGAACAGAATTTGCCTCACTTACGCCGATGGGAAAGAAGTCGTACCCATGAGTAAGGATATGATTGAGGGAATACCGGCTGGTACAGTCTACCATCAGGTCGCCAGTGGTGGTGGCGGATATGGAAAACCTGAGGAGAGAAGACGTGAAAAAGTGTTGAGAGACGTGCGGGACGAGGTAGTCTCGCAGAAGCAGGCTGAAGAGATATATAAGGTCAAATCTGATGCGGACTGA
- a CDS encoding FAD binding domain-containing protein, whose amino-acid sequence MSVVKEFSGRRIRIVSSFFRPATVKEALSLASDRPGKCVYFGGGTDLLIYRKHKLVNEETIIDLSELVDTSAFKVDRNSLRLGAAITLDDIATCSEIKNHFPILIEAAKSVATPVIRKTATLGGNLLVNNRCTFYNQSQEWRDAIGSCIRDVGDICLVTGGKGKCFSRNVSDTAPALIALGATVKIQSQKGKKQINLKDVYVPDGINFHQHLGDNAILTDIQVSEKPASWWFRKLRLRKTLDFTSLTVAATVNSGGVARVCLNGVSMSPVLIEESLVDLTLESLVKAARKNCKTVNNDLMPLKYRRQMIDLFLRDWWKSIDQSLPKNK is encoded by the coding sequence ATGAGCGTTGTGAAAGAATTTTCAGGGAGAAGGATTCGGATCGTGAGTAGCTTTTTCCGCCCAGCCACAGTCAAGGAGGCCCTTTCTCTGGCATCAGACCGGCCGGGAAAGTGTGTATATTTTGGGGGTGGAACCGACCTGCTGATTTACCGGAAACATAAACTGGTAAATGAGGAAACTATCATTGACCTGAGCGAACTCGTGGATACCTCTGCGTTTAAGGTTGACAGAAATTCGCTAAGACTTGGAGCTGCCATTACTCTGGATGACATCGCTACTTGCTCAGAGATTAAGAATCATTTTCCGATACTAATTGAAGCTGCTAAGTCTGTGGCAACACCAGTAATCAGAAAAACTGCTACCCTTGGCGGCAATTTGTTGGTTAACAACCGTTGCACATTCTACAACCAGTCACAGGAATGGCGGGATGCAATTGGCTCCTGTATAAGGGATGTAGGAGATATATGCCTAGTAACCGGAGGAAAGGGTAAGTGCTTTTCCCGAAATGTGTCAGATACGGCGCCGGCTCTGATTGCCCTTGGTGCCACAGTTAAGATTCAGTCCCAGAAGGGGAAAAAACAAATCAACCTGAAAGATGTTTATGTTCCGGATGGGATTAATTTCCACCAGCATCTGGGTGACAATGCAATCCTGACTGATATCCAGGTTTCAGAAAAGCCGGCAAGCTGGTGGTTCCGGAAACTCCGCTTACGGAAAACACTGGACTTCACTTCTCTGACAGTCGCTGCGACAGTCAATAGTGGCGGCGTTGCCCGGGTCTGTCTGAATGGAGTGTCCATGTCACCTGTTCTCATCGAGGAATCTCTCGTAGACCTGACATTGGAAAGTCTCGTCAAGGCAGCTCGGAAGAATTGTAAGACAGTTAACAATGACCTCATGCCATTGAAATACCGCCGACAGATGATTGACCTGTTTCTTCGGGACTGGTGGAAAAGCATCGATCAGAGCCTTCCCAAAAACAAATGA